The following coding sequences lie in one Myxococcus xanthus genomic window:
- a CDS encoding neutral/alkaline non-lysosomal ceramidase N-terminal domain-containing protein — translation MASSRLARWRSLFPLVLLTVGAAYSLASWNWCGSWAERAPVLVSQVHGEGPLRAGAAKVALAPPFPVVVAGYTPPRPEADQADVPLYARAVVLEAGGTQVGLVSLDLLLVPDVLATRVRERARASGLEDVLVLATHTHSSLGGYDSRWVAQLSGTGRYREDVVDAITTAAGDALAQAAASLAPVSLEVGEARQQKFVISRSGGEKPDGVLTRAVFRGQEGPVAELLLFAAHPTMVPRRRAYVDPDYPGRLSALREEAGSGVTLLLQGAGGNATVAYSEGQGLERVSGFAHALAELAGDAPLSPVGETVRLSLARADAAMPRPDASRLVPALTRAAGDNLLCESAPRLAEVGALMLGPLKLVAVPGEPSVAAGVELLRRTGATGVLGLADGYVGYVETAANVQGGLGESRRQYFGPALLERLSVAAEFVAGAAGFTP, via the coding sequence ATGGCATCCTCGCGACTGGCCCGCTGGCGTTCCCTGTTTCCCCTGGTGTTGCTTACCGTGGGGGCCGCGTATTCGCTGGCGTCCTGGAACTGGTGTGGCAGTTGGGCCGAGCGCGCGCCAGTCCTTGTGTCACAGGTTCATGGCGAAGGGCCGCTGCGCGCGGGCGCGGCGAAGGTGGCGCTCGCGCCGCCTTTCCCAGTGGTGGTGGCCGGTTATACGCCGCCACGGCCCGAGGCGGACCAGGCCGACGTGCCGCTCTACGCGCGCGCGGTGGTGCTGGAGGCAGGAGGGACACAGGTGGGGCTGGTGTCGTTGGACCTGCTCCTCGTTCCGGACGTGCTGGCCACGCGGGTGCGTGAGCGCGCGCGGGCCTCGGGGCTGGAGGATGTGCTGGTCCTGGCCACGCACACGCATTCGTCGTTGGGCGGGTATGACTCGCGGTGGGTGGCCCAGCTGTCCGGCACCGGGCGCTACCGGGAAGACGTGGTGGATGCCATCACCACGGCGGCGGGTGACGCACTGGCCCAGGCGGCCGCGTCGCTCGCCCCGGTGTCGCTGGAGGTCGGCGAGGCGCGGCAGCAGAAGTTCGTCATCTCCCGCAGCGGTGGCGAGAAGCCGGATGGCGTCCTGACGCGCGCGGTGTTCCGGGGGCAGGAGGGACCGGTGGCGGAGCTGCTGCTCTTCGCCGCGCACCCGACGATGGTGCCGCGTCGCCGCGCCTACGTCGACCCTGACTACCCCGGCCGGCTCAGCGCGCTGCGCGAGGAGGCGGGCAGCGGCGTGACGCTGTTGCTGCAGGGCGCGGGGGGCAATGCGACGGTGGCGTACTCGGAAGGGCAGGGGCTGGAGCGGGTGTCGGGCTTCGCGCATGCCCTGGCGGAGCTGGCCGGCGATGCGCCCTTGTCACCCGTGGGGGAGACAGTGCGGCTGTCCCTGGCGCGCGCCGATGCGGCCATGCCACGTCCGGACGCTTCGCGGCTGGTGCCGGCGCTGACGCGGGCGGCGGGGGACAACCTGCTGTGTGAATCCGCGCCGCGTCTGGCGGAGGTGGGCGCGCTGATGCTGGGGCCGCTGAAGCTGGTGGCGGTGCCGGGTGAGCCCAGCGTGGCCGCGGGCGTGGAGTTGCTGCGGCGGACCGGTGCCACGGGCGTGTTGGGCCTGGCGGATGGTTACGTGGGCTACGTGGAGACAGCGGCGAACGTGCAGGGGGGACTGGGGGAGTCCAGGCGCCAGTACTTCGGGCCCGCGCTGCTGGAGCGGCTGAGCGTGGCGGCGGAGTTCGTGGCCGGGGCGGCGGGCTTCACGCCTTGA